One part of the Streptomyces sp. NBC_00286 genome encodes these proteins:
- a CDS encoding MalY/PatB family protein, whose amino-acid sequence MTTRPTKAMPTATAAYGADPDFDTVYDRAPFGSAKWANQWDEFSPRVQGEGLLSLWTADMDFRAPTTVIDRLRAAADHGIYGYTLRDPEHFQIVQNWFTVRHGWTPPVETLLPAPAIMSSVAAILRTFTAPGDGVIVQSPVYSPNFEAITGNERRLLVNRLRLIDNRYEFDLDNLAELAASGAKVLLLCNPHNPSGRSWTAEELLAVNDICARYDLLVISDEIHCDIRLNGRPHVVYASISSDAARRAFICTAPTKTFNLAGLPSATLSVADPSLRSELLNVMRASFMINAHYFGRLALETAYTTGGPWLDRLTDYLKGNVAFVHEFVQERLPEITPMPPDASFLVWLEARELDARVGGLHQFLVDRAAVNLYDGRVYGPGGEGYVRLNVGCPRKVLTEALERIDRALSR is encoded by the coding sequence ATGACCACCAGACCAACAAAAGCCATGCCCACCGCCACCGCAGCGTACGGTGCCGACCCCGATTTTGACACGGTGTACGACCGCGCCCCTTTCGGGTCAGCCAAATGGGCAAACCAATGGGACGAATTCTCCCCGCGTGTCCAGGGCGAGGGTCTGCTGTCGCTGTGGACGGCCGACATGGATTTCCGGGCGCCAACGACCGTCATCGACCGCCTGCGCGCCGCTGCGGACCACGGTATCTACGGCTACACCCTGCGAGACCCGGAACACTTCCAGATCGTGCAGAACTGGTTCACCGTCAGGCACGGCTGGACACCACCGGTGGAAACCCTCCTTCCGGCCCCTGCGATCATGTCCTCGGTCGCAGCAATTTTGCGCACCTTCACCGCCCCTGGAGATGGGGTGATCGTCCAATCACCGGTCTACTCGCCGAACTTCGAGGCTATTACCGGTAACGAGCGGCGGCTGCTCGTGAACCGGCTGCGGCTCATCGACAACCGATACGAGTTCGACCTCGACAACCTGGCCGAGCTGGCCGCATCCGGCGCGAAGGTGCTGTTGCTCTGCAACCCGCACAATCCCTCGGGCCGGAGCTGGACGGCCGAGGAGTTGCTCGCCGTGAACGACATCTGTGCGCGCTACGACCTTCTGGTGATTTCCGACGAGATTCACTGTGACATCCGACTGAACGGTCGGCCCCACGTGGTCTACGCCTCGATCAGCAGCGATGCCGCCCGCCGAGCATTCATCTGCACTGCCCCCACGAAGACGTTCAACCTAGCCGGCCTGCCATCGGCCACGCTCTCGGTTGCCGATCCATCCCTACGCTCGGAACTGCTGAACGTCATGCGGGCATCGTTCATGATCAACGCGCACTACTTCGGTCGTCTGGCCTTGGAGACCGCCTACACGACGGGTGGTCCCTGGCTCGACAGGCTGACCGACTATCTCAAGGGCAACGTGGCCTTCGTGCACGAGTTCGTCCAAGAGCGCCTGCCCGAGATCACGCCGATGCCGCCGGACGCATCGTTCCTGGTCTGGCTGGAGGCTCGTGAACTTGACGCTCGTGTGGGCGGGCTGCATCAGTTCCTTGTCGACCGTGCGGCTGTCAATCTCTACGACGGCCGGGTCTACGGCCCCGGAGGAGAGGGGTACGTCCGACTCAACGTCGGCTGCCCCCGGAAGGTGCTGACTGAGGCGCTCGAACGCATCGATCGTGCGCTGTCGCGATAG
- a CDS encoding carbohydrate ABC transporter permease yields MALTENRKEKGAETAAVPPNGPAVRRRTRPDPAARSRGGQRFILVGLVLASAYSLFPVYWLIIAATKDRVGLYQSNGLWFSGFHLWENLQQVFTYEDGIFLRWTANSFLYAGVGSLGGTLIALLTGYGLARFDFPGRGVVFAAVVGSFLIPIALLTLPLYLMFSEIGLVDTPWAMLIPCLINPFSVYLAKVYTEATIPFELLEAARIDGAGELRIFFSIVLRMMTTGGATVFLLAFVNTWNAFFLPLTVLRGEENWTLNLGLYNWSGKRLESGIDVTSLVLTGALLSIIPMAIMMVAMRRYWRSGVTLGALK; encoded by the coding sequence ATGGCGCTGACGGAAAACCGTAAGGAAAAGGGCGCGGAAACCGCCGCCGTGCCACCCAACGGGCCCGCCGTCCGGCGGCGCACCCGCCCCGACCCCGCTGCCCGTTCACGGGGTGGGCAGCGGTTCATCCTCGTCGGTCTGGTCCTGGCCAGCGCTTACAGCCTGTTCCCGGTGTACTGGCTGATCATCGCCGCGACCAAGGATCGCGTGGGGCTGTACCAGAGCAACGGGTTGTGGTTCTCCGGCTTCCATCTGTGGGAGAACCTGCAGCAGGTGTTCACTTACGAGGACGGCATCTTCCTGCGCTGGACCGCCAACTCGTTCCTGTACGCGGGAGTCGGCTCCCTCGGCGGCACCCTCATCGCCCTCCTCACAGGCTACGGGCTTGCCCGCTTCGACTTCCCCGGGCGCGGCGTGGTGTTCGCGGCCGTGGTGGGCTCCTTCCTCATCCCGATCGCGCTGCTCACCCTGCCGCTGTACCTGATGTTCTCGGAGATCGGCCTGGTCGACACCCCCTGGGCGATGCTGATCCCCTGCCTGATCAACCCGTTCAGCGTGTACCTGGCCAAGGTCTACACGGAGGCCACGATCCCGTTCGAGCTGCTTGAGGCGGCCCGGATCGACGGCGCCGGGGAGCTGCGGATCTTCTTCAGCATCGTGCTGCGGATGATGACCACGGGCGGCGCGACGGTGTTCCTGCTCGCCTTCGTCAACACCTGGAACGCCTTCTTCCTCCCGCTGACCGTGCTGCGCGGCGAGGAGAACTGGACGCTCAACTTGGGCCTGTACAACTGGTCCGGCAAGCGCCTGGAGTCGGGCATCGACGTGACCAGCCTCGTCCTGACGGGCGCGCTGCTGTCCATCATCCCGATGGCGATCATGATGGTCGCGATGCGGCGTTACTGGCGGAGCGGCGTCACCCTGGGCGCGCTCAAGTAG
- a CDS encoding hydroxyacid dehydrogenase has protein sequence MSSAQPPRAVFAMDPVHLPLLFPPPLMARLQQVAEIDTSLVVQDFTAPEAAAALARTEVLITGWGCPHLDEDVLAAAPNLRAVLHAAGSVRSLVGEALWKGGLTVSSAVTGNALPVAEYTLSMILLAGKDTFAHRERFRDTHAYPSTSETAATGNLGRRVGIIGASRVGRRLLELLRPFDLSVALYDPYVDADEAAALGAELLSLEDLLRRSDIVSLHAPDIPETHRMLDREKLALIRDGGVVINTSRGALVDPDALADELTSGRLSAILDVTEPEPLPADSPLYKLPNVFLTPHIAGSLGNELARLGGIVVEELERVSAGLPPAHEVRHADLSRVA, from the coding sequence ATGTCCAGCGCCCAGCCGCCGAGGGCCGTGTTCGCCATGGATCCGGTGCACCTCCCTCTGCTCTTTCCTCCGCCGCTCATGGCACGGCTCCAGCAGGTCGCCGAGATCGACACCTCGCTCGTCGTACAGGACTTCACCGCCCCCGAGGCCGCCGCGGCACTGGCCAGGACCGAGGTGCTGATCACGGGCTGGGGCTGCCCCCACCTCGATGAGGATGTCCTCGCCGCGGCCCCGAACCTGCGCGCCGTCCTGCACGCCGCGGGCTCCGTCCGCTCGCTGGTCGGCGAGGCGCTGTGGAAAGGAGGGCTCACCGTCTCCAGCGCGGTGACCGGCAACGCGCTGCCGGTCGCGGAGTACACCCTCTCCATGATCCTGCTCGCCGGAAAGGACACCTTCGCGCACCGCGAGCGCTTCCGGGACACCCACGCCTACCCGTCCACCTCCGAGACCGCGGCCACCGGCAATCTCGGCCGCCGCGTGGGGATCATCGGCGCCTCACGCGTGGGCCGCCGACTGCTGGAGCTGCTACGGCCCTTCGACCTGTCCGTCGCGTTGTACGACCCCTATGTGGACGCGGACGAGGCGGCGGCGCTGGGCGCCGAGTTGCTGTCGCTCGAGGACCTGCTCAGACGCAGCGACATCGTCAGCCTGCACGCCCCCGACATCCCCGAGACCCACCGCATGCTCGACCGCGAAAAGCTCGCCCTCATCAGGGACGGCGGAGTGGTGATCAACACCTCCCGCGGAGCCCTGGTCGACCCCGACGCGCTCGCCGATGAACTGACGAGCGGCCGCCTGAGCGCGATCCTGGACGTCACCGAACCCGAACCGCTGCCCGCCGACTCCCCGCTGTACAAGCTCCCCAACGTCTTCCTCACTCCGCACATCGCGGGCTCCCTCGGCAATGAGCTGGCCCGCCTCGGTGGCATCGTCGTCGAGGAGCTGGAACGCGTTTCCGCGGGCCTGCCTCCGGCCCACGAGGTACGGCACGCGGATCTGTCCCGTGTCGCCTGA
- a CDS encoding glycoside hydrolase family 43 protein, producing the protein MTSGHLRNPVLRGFHPDPSILRVGADYYIATSTFEWYPGVPVHRSKDLVHWEPAGHILDRPDLLDLRGVADSAGVWAPSLSYHDGQFWLVYTIVRTIGSPFKDLDNYLITAPSIEGPWSEPVFLNSSGFDPSFFHDEDGRSWLLNIQWDPRDDRPSFAGILLQEYDSDKRALIGQPRTILQHDELIEGPNVYRRGGWYHLMLAEGGTGWNHGILMARSRELTGPYELDPLGSLLTTRDTPDWPLQKAGHGELVETPAGEWYLAHLASRPVKTPDGPRCVLGRETCLQRVSWTDDGWLRLADEGRLPSLEVLAPTGVEPGPPGPVAGSPARDDFNSPSLDGGWSTLRAPATSEWLTLGERPGHLRLRGRQSPHSLFDQSLVARRLTSVRCEVTTVVDFRPSHFSQRAGLICWYDTSTHYYLRLTHTEGRGRVLGVVLTDDGAYEEVQESELDVDDWPLAYLRARFDGTELRFFASPDGTDWQAVGPVLDASKLSDDYGNRLRFTGTFVGICAQDLSGTRTPADFDWFEVRDLDGGDDGDGEQE; encoded by the coding sequence ATGACCTCGGGCCACCTCCGAAACCCCGTGCTGCGCGGTTTCCATCCGGACCCGAGCATCCTGCGCGTCGGCGCGGACTACTACATCGCCACCTCGACCTTCGAGTGGTACCCGGGCGTGCCCGTGCACCGCTCCAAGGATCTCGTCCACTGGGAGCCGGCCGGCCACATCCTGGACCGCCCGGATCTGCTCGACCTGCGCGGAGTCGCCGACTCGGCCGGCGTCTGGGCGCCTTCACTGTCGTACCACGACGGGCAGTTCTGGCTGGTCTACACGATCGTCCGCACCATCGGGAGCCCCTTCAAGGACCTCGACAACTACCTGATCACGGCCCCGTCGATCGAGGGCCCGTGGTCCGAGCCGGTGTTCCTGAACTCCTCCGGCTTCGACCCGTCCTTCTTCCACGACGAGGACGGCCGCAGCTGGCTGCTGAACATCCAGTGGGACCCGCGCGACGACCGTCCGTCCTTCGCCGGGATCCTGCTCCAGGAGTACGACTCCGACAAGCGGGCCCTGATCGGACAGCCCCGCACGATCCTCCAGCACGACGAGCTGATCGAGGGCCCCAACGTCTACCGTCGGGGCGGCTGGTACCACCTGATGCTCGCCGAGGGCGGCACCGGCTGGAACCACGGCATCCTCATGGCCCGCTCACGCGAGCTGACCGGACCGTACGAACTCGACCCGCTCGGCTCGCTGTTGACCACCCGGGACACCCCGGACTGGCCACTGCAGAAGGCCGGTCACGGCGAGCTGGTCGAGACGCCGGCGGGGGAGTGGTACCTCGCGCACCTCGCCTCCCGCCCCGTAAAGACGCCCGACGGGCCGCGCTGCGTTCTCGGCAGGGAGACCTGCCTGCAGCGCGTGTCCTGGACGGACGACGGCTGGCTGCGGCTGGCCGATGAGGGTCGGCTGCCGAGTCTGGAGGTTCTGGCACCCACGGGGGTGGAGCCGGGACCGCCGGGCCCGGTCGCCGGGTCTCCGGCCCGGGACGACTTCAACTCGCCATCTCTGGACGGGGGTTGGAGCACTCTGCGGGCCCCCGCGACTTCCGAGTGGCTGACGCTCGGCGAACGCCCAGGACATCTGCGGCTGCGCGGCCGGCAGAGTCCGCACTCGCTCTTCGACCAGAGCCTGGTCGCACGGCGGCTCACTTCGGTGCGGTGCGAGGTGACGACGGTCGTCGACTTCCGCCCCTCCCACTTCAGCCAGCGCGCGGGCCTCATCTGCTGGTACGACACGTCGACGCACTACTACCTGCGCCTCACCCACACCGAGGGCAGGGGACGCGTCCTGGGCGTGGTGCTCACCGACGACGGGGCGTACGAGGAAGTCCAGGAGTCCGAACTCGACGTCGACGACTGGCCGTTGGCGTACCTGCGGGCCCGCTTCGACGGCACGGAACTGCGCTTCTTCGCCTCACCCGACGGGACGGACTGGCAGGCCGTGGGCCCGGTCCTGGACGCGAGCAAGCTCTCCGACGACTACGGGAACCGGTTGCGGTTCACCGGCACGTTCGTCGGAATCTGCGCACAGGACCTGAGCGGGACACGAACCCCGGCCGACTTCGACTGGTTCGAGGTGCGGGATCTCGACGGTGGGGATGACGGGGACGGCGAGCAGGAGTAG
- a CDS encoding carbohydrate ABC transporter permease, translating into MIRSLRWKGAAFTVPFQLGFVFLYLLPIGYAVYQSLYLQKQSGLGLGGATREFVGLENYQQGLTDSAFMTSILRVVLFACVQIPFMLLISLVLALLLDAVTSKVAGRFRILLLVPYMIPGVVAAIVWVNLYSPEVGPLTPLGELFGFDWNFFAPSMVWPAIGNLLTWHGIGYNMVIIYAALQGVPRELFEAARLDGASEMRIALSIKIPFVRGALVLTALLSIIQMLQIFNEPALFRNVTPQTVSDSFTPIMIIYNQAFNAGNYHYAAALSVLLALILGVASFVFYRLTSREVD; encoded by the coding sequence ATGATTCGCTCACTGCGCTGGAAGGGTGCCGCGTTCACGGTGCCCTTCCAGCTCGGCTTCGTCTTCCTCTATCTGCTTCCGATCGGCTACGCGGTCTACCAGTCGCTGTATCTGCAGAAGCAGTCCGGGCTCGGTCTCGGCGGCGCGACCAGGGAGTTCGTCGGGCTGGAGAACTACCAGCAGGGCCTGACCGACTCGGCGTTCATGACGTCCATCCTCAGGGTGGTGCTGTTCGCCTGCGTGCAGATCCCGTTCATGCTGTTGATCAGCCTGGTGCTGGCGCTCCTCCTGGACGCGGTCACCTCGAAGGTGGCCGGCCGGTTCCGGATCCTGCTGCTGGTCCCGTACATGATCCCCGGCGTGGTCGCGGCCATCGTGTGGGTCAACCTGTACAGCCCCGAGGTGGGCCCGCTGACGCCGCTCGGCGAGCTGTTCGGCTTCGACTGGAACTTCTTCGCGCCCTCGATGGTGTGGCCGGCCATCGGCAATCTGCTGACCTGGCACGGCATCGGCTACAACATGGTGATCATCTACGCGGCGCTGCAGGGCGTACCCCGTGAGCTCTTCGAGGCCGCGCGGCTCGACGGCGCCTCCGAGATGCGGATCGCGCTGAGCATCAAGATCCCGTTCGTACGTGGGGCGCTCGTCCTGACCGCTCTGCTGTCGATCATCCAGATGCTGCAGATCTTCAACGAGCCCGCGCTGTTCAGGAACGTGACGCCGCAGACGGTCAGCGACAGCTTCACCCCGATCATGATCATCTACAACCAGGCGTTCAACGCCGGCAACTACCACTACGCCGCGGCCCTGTCGGTGCTGCTCGCCCTGATCCTCGGTGTGGCGTCCTTCGTCTTCTACCGACTGACCTCGAGGGAGGTGGACTGA
- a CDS encoding ABC transporter substrate-binding protein translates to MNFTNPRRRFARAAVAGIALTGLLAACGGPGDDEPAESSGPVTLDFWGWANGQEAVVKAFNASHKDIQLKYTKVTDQLTMQKQLTNAVKAGNAPCLMQNTGEYVTSWVSQGALADITEYVEGEKDKFNPGSWATGQVQGKVYGVPTASAPAFTIYRTDLFKKYDLEPPQTWDDFIAAGKELKKHDIKVTNYAGEDPSTLEVLAMQAGAKWYAVEGDSWAVNFKDEGTLKAADVIQQIIDNDLNSKLSFADYAAVQRNYDNGGTATRQISTWQMSGMVQNFTKSFGDWALSPWPTFKGEAPKTPAGTNQSGNLTLVSEQCKNKEQAAQAALWMSTDTGAVKTMASPETGSGVMPALADSDAYVSEAISEKLLGKNYEPAKKIVTDSLSTINTDWTFGPNWTAMFTEMQDEWAKVVNKEQKVTDLLDHMQQWTVNDLKQRGISVKG, encoded by the coding sequence ATGAACTTCACCAACCCCCGGAGAAGGTTCGCTCGCGCCGCTGTCGCGGGCATCGCCCTGACAGGTCTGCTCGCCGCCTGCGGCGGACCCGGAGACGACGAGCCCGCCGAGTCCTCGGGTCCGGTCACCCTCGACTTCTGGGGCTGGGCCAACGGCCAGGAGGCCGTCGTGAAGGCGTTCAACGCCAGCCACAAGGACATCCAGCTGAAGTACACCAAGGTCACCGACCAGCTGACCATGCAGAAGCAGCTGACGAACGCCGTCAAGGCCGGTAACGCTCCCTGTCTGATGCAGAACACCGGCGAGTACGTGACGAGCTGGGTCTCCCAGGGCGCGCTCGCCGACATCACCGAGTACGTCGAGGGCGAGAAGGACAAGTTCAACCCCGGCTCGTGGGCCACCGGTCAGGTGCAGGGCAAGGTCTACGGCGTTCCCACCGCATCGGCGCCCGCCTTCACCATCTACCGCACCGACCTCTTCAAGAAGTACGACCTGGAGCCGCCCCAGACCTGGGACGACTTCATCGCCGCGGGCAAGGAACTGAAGAAGCACGACATCAAGGTCACCAACTACGCCGGTGAGGACCCGAGCACTCTCGAGGTGCTGGCGATGCAGGCCGGAGCCAAGTGGTACGCCGTCGAGGGCGACTCCTGGGCGGTGAACTTCAAGGACGAGGGCACGCTCAAGGCCGCCGACGTGATCCAGCAGATCATCGACAACGACCTGAACTCCAAGCTCTCCTTCGCCGACTACGCGGCCGTGCAGCGCAACTACGACAACGGCGGCACCGCGACCCGGCAGATCTCCACCTGGCAGATGTCCGGCATGGTGCAGAACTTCACCAAGTCCTTCGGCGACTGGGCGCTGTCCCCGTGGCCGACCTTCAAGGGCGAGGCGCCCAAGACTCCGGCCGGCACCAACCAGAGCGGCAACCTGACGCTGGTCTCCGAGCAGTGCAAGAACAAGGAGCAGGCCGCCCAGGCGGCGCTGTGGATGTCCACCGACACCGGCGCGGTCAAGACGATGGCGAGCCCCGAGACCGGCAGCGGTGTGATGCCGGCGCTGGCCGACAGCGACGCGTACGTCTCGGAGGCGATCTCCGAGAAGCTGCTCGGCAAGAACTACGAGCCCGCCAAGAAGATCGTCACGGACAGCCTGAGCACCATCAACACCGACTGGACCTTCGGCCCGAACTGGACCGCGATGTTCACGGAGATGCAGGACGAGTGGGCCAAGGTCGTCAACAAGGAGCAGAAGGTCACCGACCTTCTCGACCACATGCAGCAGTGGACGGTCAACGACCTGAAGCAGCGCGGCATCAGCGTCAAGGGCTGA
- a CDS encoding LacI family DNA-binding transcriptional regulator, producing the protein MSERTASGDSGRATIRDVAARAGVSVASVSRVLSGNYPVSEELRRRVMKVVQDLDYVTNAHARSLAGGGTPTVAILINNITGAAFTHVAKGVEGAASLRGWLSLVGTTGDDPERELALVNLMRQQGVTAVILLGGAYDYDEYQLRMARFARSLDAAGSHLVLVGRPPLEGDVPATTVDYDNEGGAYAMASHLLSAGHRRVLVLPGHAELTTAQGRLNGARRAFEAYGVPFDPKLVLHGPYDYEHGYDAVEESLRLGLDFTAVLAGTDVVAAGAMQALRTGGLRVPEDVSIVGYDDIPLASQLTPQLTTVHVPYEEMGRVALRAVANRRESGAGRRRGGDGDHVVLGTHVVVRQSVQPPPVP; encoded by the coding sequence GTGAGCGAGCGCACGGCGTCGGGTGACTCAGGACGGGCCACCATCCGGGACGTGGCGGCACGGGCGGGCGTCTCCGTGGCCAGCGTCTCGCGCGTCCTGTCCGGCAACTATCCGGTGTCCGAAGAGCTGCGCCGCCGGGTGATGAAGGTGGTCCAGGACCTGGACTACGTCACCAACGCGCACGCCCGTTCACTCGCCGGCGGCGGCACACCGACGGTGGCCATCCTCATCAACAACATCACCGGCGCCGCCTTCACCCACGTGGCCAAGGGAGTCGAGGGCGCGGCCTCGTTGCGCGGCTGGCTCTCGCTGGTCGGCACGACCGGAGACGATCCGGAACGCGAACTCGCCCTGGTCAACCTGATGCGCCAGCAGGGCGTCACCGCGGTGATCCTGCTCGGCGGCGCGTACGACTACGACGAGTACCAGCTGAGGATGGCCCGGTTCGCCCGCTCGCTGGACGCGGCCGGCTCGCACCTCGTGCTGGTGGGCAGGCCTCCGCTGGAGGGCGACGTACCGGCGACGACGGTCGATTACGACAATGAGGGCGGCGCCTACGCCATGGCCAGCCACCTCCTGTCCGCCGGTCACCGCCGCGTCCTGGTACTGCCGGGTCACGCCGAACTCACCACCGCTCAGGGCCGGTTGAACGGCGCCCGGCGGGCCTTCGAGGCGTACGGGGTGCCCTTCGATCCGAAGCTGGTGCTGCACGGCCCGTACGACTACGAGCACGGGTACGACGCCGTCGAGGAAAGCCTGCGTCTCGGCCTTGACTTCACGGCGGTGCTCGCGGGCACCGACGTGGTCGCCGCGGGTGCCATGCAGGCCCTGCGTACGGGTGGGCTCAGGGTGCCCGAGGACGTGTCGATCGTCGGCTACGACGACATCCCGCTGGCCTCCCAGCTCACCCCCCAACTGACCACCGTCCACGTGCCGTACGAGGAGATGGGCCGCGTGGCGCTGCGCGCCGTGGCCAACCGGCGCGAGAGCGGTGCGGGCCGCCGCAGGGGCGGCGACGGCGACCATGTGGTTCTGGGCACGCATGTCGTCGTACGGCAGTCCGTACAGCCTCCGCCGGTGCCTTAA
- a CDS encoding ABC transporter ATP-binding protein — MADTDPNAPKIDQAARTRHLQAAEGATLRADNLIAGYLPGVNILNGADLYCQPGELVGIIGPNGAGKSTLLKALFGLVRVTTGTVRLRGEEVTNQRADALVSQGIGFVPQTNNIFPSLTIEENLQMGCYQSPKKFAPRFTFVTDLFPALGRRRKQRAGQLSGGERQMVAMGRALMMEPSVLLLDEPSAGLSPAMQDEVFVQTRAINRTGVSVVMVEQNARRCLQICDRGYVLDQGRNAYTGSGQSLARDPRVIELYLGTLAKAAQAEGTPGGRRN; from the coding sequence GTGGCTGACACCGATCCCAACGCCCCGAAGATCGACCAGGCAGCGCGGACAAGGCATCTGCAGGCGGCCGAGGGCGCAACCCTTCGCGCCGACAATCTGATCGCCGGGTACCTCCCCGGAGTCAACATCTTGAATGGCGCCGATCTGTACTGCCAACCCGGCGAGTTGGTCGGCATCATCGGACCCAACGGCGCCGGCAAGTCGACACTGCTCAAAGCACTCTTCGGGCTGGTCAGGGTCACGACCGGGACGGTTCGCCTGCGGGGCGAGGAGGTCACGAACCAGCGCGCCGACGCACTGGTATCCCAAGGGATCGGCTTCGTACCGCAGACCAACAACATTTTCCCCTCGCTCACCATCGAGGAAAACCTGCAGATGGGGTGCTATCAGTCCCCCAAGAAGTTCGCCCCCCGGTTTACGTTCGTGACCGATCTGTTCCCTGCGCTGGGCCGGCGCCGCAAGCAGCGGGCCGGACAACTGTCAGGCGGTGAGCGGCAAATGGTGGCTATGGGCCGGGCTCTGATGATGGAACCCTCCGTGTTGTTGCTCGACGAACCCTCAGCGGGCCTGTCCCCGGCGATGCAGGACGAGGTGTTCGTCCAGACCCGAGCCATCAACCGCACCGGTGTATCGGTCGTCATGGTCGAGCAGAACGCACGCCGCTGCCTGCAGATCTGCGACCGCGGATACGTCCTCGACCAAGGACGCAACGCCTACACCGGGTCCGGACAGTCGCTGGCCCGTGACCCCAGGGTGATCGAGCTGTATCTCGGCACCTTGGCCAAGGCCGCCCAGGCAGAAGGCACGCCTGGCGGCAGGCGGAACTAG
- a CDS encoding ABC transporter substrate-binding protein yields the protein MSLPRRIPCIAVLASAALATAACSSNSSPTAAGSEPPAKAGTQLYFVDGNTADYSGDFEPGTLKGVRATLPGGKIGDEFRQRILKINSKVKDFTYAPEAYDATILSALAAVAAKNDSGKAIAGKEIGVTRDGTKCTSFKQCADLLADGTDIDYDGPSGPIEMNSTGSPSAATVGIYQFGQDNNYKNVGYVNGTTPDQANIRADQKVSGPIPKGDGTLTFGTLLPGTGDSSFLGAPQFAGVDLAIDEINKAGGVLGKKVKQLKGDSGDGSPNIAPSETDKLLRGGADVIIGAASSSVSLSVIDKITGAGVVQISAGNTSTAFDTYPDHGMYFRTAPSDVLQGQVMAQTISEDGHSNIAILARQDAYGEALAKNVRSFYEESGGKVVSYALYDANAANYTAEVEKVKAQHPDAIVLISFDESKKIVPELIKAGIGQNG from the coding sequence ATGTCGCTCCCGAGACGCATCCCCTGTATCGCCGTTCTGGCCTCCGCCGCGCTGGCAACCGCCGCCTGCAGCTCTAACAGCAGCCCCACCGCAGCCGGCAGCGAGCCGCCAGCCAAGGCGGGCACCCAGCTCTACTTCGTGGACGGCAACACCGCCGACTACTCCGGTGATTTCGAGCCCGGCACTCTCAAGGGTGTGCGCGCCACCCTCCCCGGCGGCAAGATCGGCGACGAGTTCCGGCAGAGGATCCTCAAGATCAACAGCAAGGTGAAGGACTTCACCTACGCTCCGGAGGCCTACGACGCCACGATCCTCTCAGCCCTGGCCGCGGTCGCCGCCAAGAACGACTCCGGCAAGGCGATCGCCGGGAAGGAGATCGGCGTCACCAGGGATGGGACAAAATGCACCAGCTTCAAGCAGTGCGCTGACCTACTCGCCGACGGAACGGACATCGACTACGACGGCCCCTCCGGCCCGATCGAGATGAACTCGACAGGAAGCCCCTCCGCGGCGACCGTCGGCATCTACCAATTCGGGCAGGACAACAACTACAAGAATGTCGGCTACGTCAACGGCACCACCCCGGACCAGGCCAACATCCGAGCCGATCAGAAGGTCAGCGGCCCCATCCCCAAGGGGGACGGGACCCTTACGTTCGGCACCCTGCTCCCAGGCACCGGGGACAGCTCCTTCCTCGGCGCCCCGCAGTTCGCCGGCGTGGACCTGGCCATTGACGAAATCAACAAGGCCGGGGGTGTTCTGGGCAAGAAGGTGAAGCAGTTGAAGGGCGACTCCGGTGACGGGTCGCCGAACATCGCGCCATCCGAGACCGACAAACTGCTCCGCGGTGGTGCCGACGTCATCATCGGCGCCGCTTCCTCGTCGGTGTCGCTGTCGGTCATCGACAAGATCACCGGGGCCGGCGTCGTCCAGATATCGGCCGGGAACACCTCGACCGCATTCGACACCTACCCCGACCACGGCATGTACTTCCGCACGGCCCCCTCCGACGTCCTGCAGGGGCAGGTGATGGCCCAGACCATCAGCGAGGACGGGCACAGCAACATCGCAATCCTCGCCCGGCAGGACGCCTACGGAGAGGCATTGGCGAAGAACGTCCGCTCCTTCTACGAAGAGTCCGGCGGCAAAGTCGTCTCCTATGCCCTCTACGACGCGAACGCAGCCAACTACACGGCCGAGGTGGAGAAGGTGAAGGCCCAGCACCCGGACGCCATCGTGCTGATCTCGTTCGACGAGAGCAAGAAGATCGTCCCGGAACTCATCAAAGCCGGCATCGGGCAGAACGGCTGA